The following coding sequences lie in one Labrus bergylta chromosome 5, fLabBer1.1, whole genome shotgun sequence genomic window:
- the LOC109993744 gene encoding zinc finger protein 385A isoform X3 has protein sequence MKHFLQFPLESPHSAGIGLFHNFNTMDPVQKAVMTHTFGPPLVKTKRPIISCNVCQIRFNSESQAEAHYKGNRHARRVKGIETSKTARPQDGDKQHPPPSASPSPIGPSPSSPEPDPNKQDDTQSCSNLNKPPLTPGQLPTPTLSSTDAECPLLPSVSMPLSSSPSPSPSAIDPAASGLPDIPSPAPSSMSGESEEEKAKKLLYCSLCKVAVNSLSQLEAHNKGTKHKTILEARSGLGPIKAYPRLGPKPSPEQGGELSSDPNTQERTFHCEICNVRVNSELQLKQHISSRRHRDGVAGKPNPLLSRHKKRTDFMELQKTLGAGLLPSPLAVAAAMAAAASSNQMALRPPGPSSHPHPHHHLLQGTPLSLLRPAPGPIRTTHGPILFTPY, from the exons ATGAAGCACTTCCTCCAGTTCCCCCTGGAGTCACCTCACTCGGCCGGCATCGGCCTCTTCCACAACTTTAACACA ATGGACCCTGTCCAGAAGGCTGTCATGACGCACACGTTTGGGCCACCTCTGGTGAAGACAAAGCGGCCAATCATTTCCTGCAATGTCTGTCAGATACGTTTCAACTCAGAG AGCCAGGCAGAGGCCCACTATAAGGGCAACCGCCATGCTCGCAGGGTGAAGGGGATAGAGACATCAAAGACAGCTCGCCCCCAAGATGGCGACAAGCAGCACCCTCCACCTTCTGCTTCTCCCTCCCCAATAGGCCCCTCACCATCCAGCCCAGAGCCTGATCCTAATAAGCAGG ATGACACCCAATCCTGTTCCAACCTTAACAAGCCACCTTTGACCCCTGGCCAACTTCCAACACCCACACTGAGCTCTACAGATGCAGAGTGTCCCCTCTTGCCTTCGGTCAGCATGCCCTTGTCATCCTctccctcaccctcaccctctGCTATTGATCCAGCAGCGTCTGGTCTTCCTGACATCCCGTCACCAGCACCCAGCTCTATGTCAGGGgagtcagaggaagagaaagccaAGAAGCTTCTTTACTGTTCCTTGTGCAAAGTAGCTGTTAATTCCCTCTCACAACTGGAGGCACACAATAAAG GTACCAAACACAAAACCATTCTGGAGGCTCGGAGTGGACTGGGGCCCATTAAGGCATACCCGCGTCTTGGTCCCAAACCCAGCCCAGAGCAGGGAGGGGAGTTGTCCTCTGACCCGAACACTCAGGAACGTACCTTCCACTGTGAGATCTGCAACGTCAGAGTCAACTCAGAGCTCCAGCTCAAACAG CATATATCTAGTAGGAGACATCGAGATGGAGTTGCAGGGAAACCTAATCCTCTTCTCAGTCGGCACAAGAAGCGCACAGACTTTATG GAACTCCAAAAAACTCTGGGGGCAGGACTTTTACCAAGTCCTCTGGCTGTTGCTGCAGCAATGGCAGCCGCAGCATCCTCCAATCAGATGGCACTACGTCCTCCTGGCCCATCCTCCCACCCTCAtccccatcaccacctcctGCAGGGAACACCTCTCAGCCTGCTGAGGCCGGCTCCAGGTCCAATTCGCACCACACATGGGCCAATCCTCTTTACTCCTTACTGA
- the LOC109993738 gene encoding G-protein coupled receptor 84-like, which yields MNHTNQTEEDLFSCYSPSVVGYRYFAVLWGCAVTIIGTLGNLMTILAFTLDPRLRTRFNALIINLAVADLLYCTILQPILVDSYLHLRWRSGQLWCSIVGLLLFLSNSVSIITLCLVALSRYLLVAKRAMFDRIFSNHGLILLLMSVWALGLASVGPLWHVYVFVPQVCTCSFHRTRGRPYTTILLFVYFFVGLGCVGVFYLLIYRHVMIASQALVRYRFSRRSSRRNAAPSSQGTDDSGVETGIVNTCSCELSSKLEKNPNQEEITCNKCSQSTQASTTASNPPIDTVSIPASPTPAPQIAAPSNSTASSGDDKDMKRVTSMCLIVFLCFVFCFVPFLLINIADKHNRAPQLLYMFCTNLTWLNSCINPILYAVMNRQFRQAYYILLTRAVA from the coding sequence ATGAACCACACAAACCAAACAGAGGAAGACCTCTTCTCCTGCTACAGTCCATCGGTCGTAGGTTACCGATACTTTGCTGTGCTGTGGGGATGTGCTGTGACCATCATCGGTACGTTAGGGAACCTGATGACCATTCTAGCCTTCACCTTAGACCCACGTCTGAGGACTCGCTTTAATGCACTCATCATCAACCTGGCTGTAGCTGACCTCCTATACTGCACCATACTGCAGCCTATCTTAGTTGACTCGTATTTACACCTCAGGTGGcgcagtggtcagctctggtgcAGCATCGTTGGACTGCTCCTTTTCCTCTCCAACTCTGTGTCCATCATCACCCTTTGCTTGGTAGCATTGAGCAGATATCTCCTGGTTGCAAAAAGGGCCATGTTTGACCGTATCTTCTCCAACCATGGTCTTATTTTACTCCTGATGTCAGTGTGGGCACTAGGTCTTGCCAGCGTTGGCCCACTCTGGCATGTTTACGTGTTTGTGCCACAAGTGTGCACATGCAGCTTCCATCGGACCAGGGGTCGACCCTACACCACCATCCTGCTTTTTGTCTACTTCTTTGTTGGTTTGGGCTGTGTTGGCGTATTCTACCTCCTCATTTACAGACATGTCATGATTGCATCGCAAGCTCTGGTCCGCTACAGATTCAGCCGAAGGTCATCTAGAAGGAATGCAGCGCCTTCATCACAGGGGACTGATGACAGTGGTGTAGAGACTGGTATTGTCAACACATGTAGCTGTGAACTGAGCAGCAAGCTGGAAAAAAACCCAAACCAGGAAGAGATCACCTGTAATAAGTGCTCCCAATCTACACAGGCCTCAACTACTGCTTCAAATCCACCCATTGATACCGTCTCGATACCAGCTTCACCGACACCTGCTCCCCAAATCGCAGCACCTTCGAACTCcacagcctcaagtggagaTGATAAGGACATGAAGCGTGTAACTTCCATGTGTTTaattgttttcctgtgttttgtATTCTGCTTTGTTCCATTCCTGTTGATCAACATAGCCGACAAACACAACCGTGCTCCACAGTTACTTTACATGTTCTGTACAAACCTAACCTGGCTCAACAGCTGTATCAACCCAATACTTTATGCTGTCATGAACAGACAGTTTCGCCAAGCCTATTACATACTGCTCACCAGGGCTGTTGCATAA
- the LOC109993744 gene encoding zinc finger protein 385A isoform X1, whose protein sequence is MWSSGSVNRPGPVPAFLRSPTVIPSPLDMKHFLQFPLESPHSAGIGLFHNFNTMDPVQKAVMTHTFGPPLVKTKRPIISCNVCQIRFNSESQAEAHYKGNRHARRVKGIETSKTARPQDGDKQHPPPSASPSPIGPSPSSPEPDPNKQDDTQSCSNLNKPPLTPGQLPTPTLSSTDAECPLLPSVSMPLSSSPSPSPSAIDPAASGLPDIPSPAPSSMSGESEEEKAKKLLYCSLCKVAVNSLSQLEAHNKGTKHKTILEARSGLGPIKAYPRLGPKPSPEQGGELSSDPNTQERTFHCEICNVRVNSELQLKQHISSRRHRDGVAGKPNPLLSRHKKRTDFMELQKTLGAGLLPSPLAVAAAMAAAASSNQMALRPPGPSSHPHPHHHLLQGTPLSLLRPAPGPIRTTHGPILFTPY, encoded by the exons ATGTGGAGCTCAG GAAGTGTAAACCGACCGGGGCCGGTCCCTGCCTTCCTCAGGAGTCCCACTGTCATCCCATCCCCACTGGACATGAAGCACTTCCTCCAGTTCCCCCTGGAGTCACCTCACTCGGCCGGCATCGGCCTCTTCCACAACTTTAACACA ATGGACCCTGTCCAGAAGGCTGTCATGACGCACACGTTTGGGCCACCTCTGGTGAAGACAAAGCGGCCAATCATTTCCTGCAATGTCTGTCAGATACGTTTCAACTCAGAG AGCCAGGCAGAGGCCCACTATAAGGGCAACCGCCATGCTCGCAGGGTGAAGGGGATAGAGACATCAAAGACAGCTCGCCCCCAAGATGGCGACAAGCAGCACCCTCCACCTTCTGCTTCTCCCTCCCCAATAGGCCCCTCACCATCCAGCCCAGAGCCTGATCCTAATAAGCAGG ATGACACCCAATCCTGTTCCAACCTTAACAAGCCACCTTTGACCCCTGGCCAACTTCCAACACCCACACTGAGCTCTACAGATGCAGAGTGTCCCCTCTTGCCTTCGGTCAGCATGCCCTTGTCATCCTctccctcaccctcaccctctGCTATTGATCCAGCAGCGTCTGGTCTTCCTGACATCCCGTCACCAGCACCCAGCTCTATGTCAGGGgagtcagaggaagagaaagccaAGAAGCTTCTTTACTGTTCCTTGTGCAAAGTAGCTGTTAATTCCCTCTCACAACTGGAGGCACACAATAAAG GTACCAAACACAAAACCATTCTGGAGGCTCGGAGTGGACTGGGGCCCATTAAGGCATACCCGCGTCTTGGTCCCAAACCCAGCCCAGAGCAGGGAGGGGAGTTGTCCTCTGACCCGAACACTCAGGAACGTACCTTCCACTGTGAGATCTGCAACGTCAGAGTCAACTCAGAGCTCCAGCTCAAACAG CATATATCTAGTAGGAGACATCGAGATGGAGTTGCAGGGAAACCTAATCCTCTTCTCAGTCGGCACAAGAAGCGCACAGACTTTATG GAACTCCAAAAAACTCTGGGGGCAGGACTTTTACCAAGTCCTCTGGCTGTTGCTGCAGCAATGGCAGCCGCAGCATCCTCCAATCAGATGGCACTACGTCCTCCTGGCCCATCCTCCCACCCTCAtccccatcaccacctcctGCAGGGAACACCTCTCAGCCTGCTGAGGCCGGCTCCAGGTCCAATTCGCACCACACATGGGCCAATCCTCTTTACTCCTTACTGA
- the LOC109993744 gene encoding zinc finger protein 385A isoform X2 → MILGSVNRPGPVPAFLRSPTVIPSPLDMKHFLQFPLESPHSAGIGLFHNFNTMDPVQKAVMTHTFGPPLVKTKRPIISCNVCQIRFNSESQAEAHYKGNRHARRVKGIETSKTARPQDGDKQHPPPSASPSPIGPSPSSPEPDPNKQDDTQSCSNLNKPPLTPGQLPTPTLSSTDAECPLLPSVSMPLSSSPSPSPSAIDPAASGLPDIPSPAPSSMSGESEEEKAKKLLYCSLCKVAVNSLSQLEAHNKGTKHKTILEARSGLGPIKAYPRLGPKPSPEQGGELSSDPNTQERTFHCEICNVRVNSELQLKQHISSRRHRDGVAGKPNPLLSRHKKRTDFMELQKTLGAGLLPSPLAVAAAMAAAASSNQMALRPPGPSSHPHPHHHLLQGTPLSLLRPAPGPIRTTHGPILFTPY, encoded by the exons ATGATCTTGG GAAGTGTAAACCGACCGGGGCCGGTCCCTGCCTTCCTCAGGAGTCCCACTGTCATCCCATCCCCACTGGACATGAAGCACTTCCTCCAGTTCCCCCTGGAGTCACCTCACTCGGCCGGCATCGGCCTCTTCCACAACTTTAACACA ATGGACCCTGTCCAGAAGGCTGTCATGACGCACACGTTTGGGCCACCTCTGGTGAAGACAAAGCGGCCAATCATTTCCTGCAATGTCTGTCAGATACGTTTCAACTCAGAG AGCCAGGCAGAGGCCCACTATAAGGGCAACCGCCATGCTCGCAGGGTGAAGGGGATAGAGACATCAAAGACAGCTCGCCCCCAAGATGGCGACAAGCAGCACCCTCCACCTTCTGCTTCTCCCTCCCCAATAGGCCCCTCACCATCCAGCCCAGAGCCTGATCCTAATAAGCAGG ATGACACCCAATCCTGTTCCAACCTTAACAAGCCACCTTTGACCCCTGGCCAACTTCCAACACCCACACTGAGCTCTACAGATGCAGAGTGTCCCCTCTTGCCTTCGGTCAGCATGCCCTTGTCATCCTctccctcaccctcaccctctGCTATTGATCCAGCAGCGTCTGGTCTTCCTGACATCCCGTCACCAGCACCCAGCTCTATGTCAGGGgagtcagaggaagagaaagccaAGAAGCTTCTTTACTGTTCCTTGTGCAAAGTAGCTGTTAATTCCCTCTCACAACTGGAGGCACACAATAAAG GTACCAAACACAAAACCATTCTGGAGGCTCGGAGTGGACTGGGGCCCATTAAGGCATACCCGCGTCTTGGTCCCAAACCCAGCCCAGAGCAGGGAGGGGAGTTGTCCTCTGACCCGAACACTCAGGAACGTACCTTCCACTGTGAGATCTGCAACGTCAGAGTCAACTCAGAGCTCCAGCTCAAACAG CATATATCTAGTAGGAGACATCGAGATGGAGTTGCAGGGAAACCTAATCCTCTTCTCAGTCGGCACAAGAAGCGCACAGACTTTATG GAACTCCAAAAAACTCTGGGGGCAGGACTTTTACCAAGTCCTCTGGCTGTTGCTGCAGCAATGGCAGCCGCAGCATCCTCCAATCAGATGGCACTACGTCCTCCTGGCCCATCCTCCCACCCTCAtccccatcaccacctcctGCAGGGAACACCTCTCAGCCTGCTGAGGCCGGCTCCAGGTCCAATTCGCACCACACATGGGCCAATCCTCTTTACTCCTTACTGA